The genome window TCGGAGATCGGCGGGCGCGGTTCGGTCTGCACGAGCGCGCCGTCGTCGTTCCGATACGTGATTCCGGCGATCGACTCGAGGCCGCGTTTGCCGCCGCGGATCAGCGCGGGCAGAAGTTCATCGAGCGTGTGCTCGCCTTCGCCGATCACGACGACATCCGCGCCGCGCGTGAGATACTCGTTGGCGTAGTAGGGCGGCTCCGGACCACCGATCACGACCCACGCGCCGGCGGCCTTCGCTTTGCGGATCATATCGAGCGCGGCGAACTTGGTCATCAGGTTGACGTAGATGCCAACGACCGAGGGCCGGTGTTCGGCCAAGGCGGCGTCGAAATCGGCCGCGCGCTTGAACGTCGAGTCGTAGACTCCGACGCCGTAGCCGCGCTGTTTGAGATAGCTGGAGAGGTGCAGGATGCCGAGCGGGGGATACGGCTTCATGACCTGCCGCTCGTGCGGGTCGTCGTAGAGGGTATAGGCGTGGGCGAGCAGAATATCCATGCGGGGTGGTTACATCCAATACACGTCAGCGCCATTATACTGGGGAATTATGGTTCGCTGTCGGTTTTTCCCCCGGCTCTAAGTCGAAACGCATAAAGGGCGACGTTTCCGCCGCCCTTCGATCGTGGCATCCGTGGATACTACTCGCCGCCGGCTTCCCTCTGGGCCAACACCGTGTTGACCATCATGTCGATGAAGCGCTGCGGCTCGTCCCAGCTGGGTGTGTGCGCGGAGTCTTCGAAGTAGATCAGCTCCTTGTGCGGGGCCTCCAGCAGCGCGAAGTATTCCTCGGTCAGCGCATTGACCGCGTTGGCGTCCCAGCGACCTTTGATCATGTACACCGGCACGTCGAGTTGACTTGCCTGTGTGCGGAAGTCAACGTCGTTCAACTGCGGGTAGAGCGTGGTGAACGTGTTCGCCAGCCCGAGCACCCAGTACACCTTGTCGAGAAGGCCGTACTCCTGCGCCCCGAGCGAGTCGAAGAACAGGTTGTGGCCGGTGCCTTCGCCGCGCGCGTGGGCCTCCATGTAGTTGTTGATCACGCCGTTGATCGCGCCGAATTTGCCGATCAGTTCACTGGCCGCCCACGGCGGCGGGCCGTCCTGCTCGATGCGGGCGATGGAGTCGGTGCGACCCTGCTCGCGCAGCAGTTCGAGCGCGAACTCGCGCATCAGCGTGTCGTTCTCGACCGGGTCGACCATCTGGCCGGTCGTCACCAGCGCGTGGAACAGGTCGGGATATGCCTGTACGAGCATCACGCCGAGGATGCTGCCCCACGACTCGCCAAACACGTAGATCTTGTCTTGACCAAAGCGGTCGCGCAGATACAGGGTGAGCGCGTGCGCGTCGGAGACGACCCGTTCCGGCGTCAACTCATCGAACGGCACGGCGTTGTACGACTTGCCGGTGCCGGGCTGGTCCCAGTTGACGACGACGAAATGCTGTTCGAGGTCGCCCAAGTAACGGCGCGTCATCACCAGTTCGCTGCCACCCGGTCCGCCCGCCAGAAACAGCAGGACGGGCAGATCGGTGCTGTGGCCGCGGATCGTCACCCACTGCGTGCTGCCGTTCAGGTCGACCGTCTCCAGCGTGGCAATGCTGCCCGGCACCATGCTCCCGGACTCATCGGTGATCGCCGGCGTCGACGCGTAAGCCTGCGAGAGGATGACGGCCAGCACCGCCACCCCGATCCAGCCGGCGATTGCGCCGAGGACGAGCGCGGGCGTGCGTTCGAACCGGAAGAACGCGATGACGATCCCGATATCGGCGGCGGCAAGCAGGGTAGCGACCCAGATTGGAACGGCCGTTACAAAGAACAGCAGGAGGACTGGCAGCGCACTGATCAGCGCAACCAGCATGGCCATGAAGATGAGGAACGCCATGCCAACGCGGCGGAGTAGGCCACGGTTCGCAGCACGCTGCTCCATGCGGCCGGAGGCTTGATCGAATCGTCTTGCGGTATCTGTCATTCCTAGAATGCTCCTGTTGATGAGACAACACATAACGCGGTCTGCACACGGCATCAGACGTCACGCTGTGCCGCGCGCAGGCGCACGAATACCTTGCTTGGCTGTTTGCTCTAGAACGCTGCGTTCTGTGTTTCAGAACGTGTCCCGGCTACCGCTCCGGCACCAGAACCTTCAGCGCGGCTTTGATGCCGACCGCCCACTCATGAATGGCGTCCCAATCGCGATAGTCGCCCAGCGGGGCCTTGACCATGCGGATCGTCGCGCGTTCGATGAAATTCAGGTCGGCGGGATCGAGCTTGCCGTGGAACACCACGATATCGCGCACGCCGATGCGCTCCGCCACTGCCCGCAGCGCATCGGGAAACTCCCAGCCTTCGAGCGTCTCTTCAGGGTCGCCCCCGCCGGTTGGGCCGCTGGAGAACAACCAGACGGGCCGGTTACGCAGGTCGGGCTCGAAATTGATGAGCAGGTCCGAGGCGCTGCCTTGCCAACGGCCGATATAGACCGCGCTGCCAATAATGGCCGCATCGTATGACCGGATTTCGTGGACGGTGTCTGCCGGACGCACGTCGACTTTGATGACGCCGGGTTCCTCGATCGCTCTGCCGATGGCTTGCGCAATCCCTTCTGTCGCGTGGTGCTTTGAGGCGAAGGCGACAAGGACGTTTAGCATGACGGTCTCC of Candidatus Flexicrinis affinis contains these proteins:
- a CDS encoding alpha/beta fold hydrolase is translated as MAFLIFMAMLVALISALPVLLLFFVTAVPIWVATLLAAADIGIVIAFFRFERTPALVLGAIAGWIGVAVLAVILSQAYASTPAITDESGSMVPGSIATLETVDLNGSTQWVTIRGHSTDLPVLLFLAGGPGGSELVMTRRYLGDLEQHFVVVNWDQPGTGKSYNAVPFDELTPERVVSDAHALTLYLRDRFGQDKIYVFGESWGSILGVMLVQAYPDLFHALVTTGQMVDPVENDTLMREFALELLREQGRTDSIARIEQDGPPPWAASELIGKFGAINGVINNYMEAHARGEGTGHNLFFDSLGAQEYGLLDKVYWVLGLANTFTTLYPQLNDVDFRTQASQLDVPVYMIKGRWDANAVNALTEEYFALLEAPHKELIYFEDSAHTPSWDEPQRFIDMMVNTVLAQREAGGE
- a CDS encoding flavodoxin, with product MLNVLVAFASKHHATEGIAQAIGRAIEEPGVIKVDVRPADTVHEIRSYDAAIIGSAVYIGRWQGSASDLLINFEPDLRNRPVWLFSSGPTGGGDPEETLEGWEFPDALRAVAERIGVRDIVVFHGKLDPADLNFIERATIRMVKAPLGDYRDWDAIHEWAVGIKAALKVLVPER